A stretch of DNA from Saccharomyces eubayanus strain FM1318 chromosome IX, whole genome shotgun sequence:
AGCGAGGCGTGTGCGGGTACGCGCGCGTTTttaatataaatatatatacatatatatacatatatatatatatacttaaGAATATGTATGGATAAAGTTAGTAAGTATTTATGTATGCGTTCACCGCGATGGGGAAAAGGCGGACAATAGCGATGGATGCGGTAGAATACAGGGAAGGCCAAGCCGTCGATCGGCGAATTCGAGGGCCAGCGAGGCAAGAAGGGGGGCGCTCCTGGAAGGGAGAAGAAGCgcagaacaagaaaaaaaaaaggggaGCCGGGCCGAGCCAACACCCACGAACCATGTCCGTGTAGCATGATCTTTGTTGTGGGTGGGTGCGGAGTCCGCGGATGAGGGGCTGAGGGGCAGCAGGCACCGCGGCAAGGGTCCCTGTcccctttttctttttgtttcttgttttcgttGCTTGGCCCTGAAAGCCGTTATCCATTTCGTTGTTACACAAGAAGATTTGCAGCGCCAGGACCCAGCCAAAGTACAGCACACCGCTTAACAAGAGCTACAATGGTGAAGTTATATAACAAATTGCTCGGCACACTCGCCGTGGGCGTCGGATCTGTCTGGGCGCTCGAAAACACGACAGTCTACGAGTTCGAGTCTGTCAAGGGCTTGTTCGAACAGGAGTACCGAAGTGTGTTCTCGGACAATGTTTCGCAGGTGCAGTTGCGGGACGCCGTTGTGATAAATGGAACGGTGGTCTACGAGGCTGGCGCAGGTGGGGACGGTGGGTCGCTGGACGAGTGGCTGCAGGAGCAGCGTAACGTCTCCGTTCAGCGGGTCCTCGAGAACATCGGCCCCAGCGGCTTGTATCCTTCTGTGCTKCCCGGGGTCGTGATTGCGTCGCCGTCGCAGGCGCACCCGGACTACTTCTACCAGTGGATTAGGGACAGCGCGCTGACCATTAACAGCCTCGTCTCGCACACGCACACGCACACGCACACACTGCTGCAGTACTTGAATGTCACGTTCCACTTGCAGAGGACCAACAACACCTTGGGGGCTGGGGTCCAGTACACCAACGACACGGCGTCGCTGGGCGACCCCAAGTGGAATGTCGACAACACTGCATTCACGCAGGACTGGGGCCGCCCTCAGAACGATGGGCCCGCCCTGCGCACCATCGCCGTGTTGAAAATCATTGACTACCTTAGCGAGGCCGGCGCTGATCTGGGCAGTGAGTATCCGTTCCGGTCCACCAAAGAGGTCTTTGACGATATCGTGCGCTGGGACTTGAGGTTCGTTATGGACCACTGGAACTCGCCGGGCTTCGATCTCTGGGAGGAAGTCAGCGGGCTGCATTTCTTTACGTTGCTGGCGCAACTGTCCGCGGTGGACAAGTCGCTGGGCTATCTCAACGASGCGGAACAGTCGTCGTCGGAATTTGTTGACGAGCTGCGCCAAACGCGCCAGGCCATCTCGGAATTCCTTTTGGACCCTGCGAACGGGTTCATTCACCCTGAGTACAACTACGTGGTCGAAACTCCCGCCATCGCCAAGACGTTGCGGTCCGGGCTGGATATTTCCACTCTGCTGGCCGCCAACATCGCTCATGACACGCCAAAGGCTTCCCGGTTGCCCTTCAACGTCGACGACCGTGCTGTCCTGAACACTTTGCACAACCTGATGTTCCGCATGCGTTCTCTTTACCCGATCAATAGCAACGCCACGGGCATTGCCCTGGGCAGGTACCCTGAAGACGAATACGACGGTTACGGATTGGGCGAAGGGAATCCGTGGGTCTTGGCCACTTGTGCCGCTTCCACCACGCTTTACAAACTCATCCATTGGCACATCTCCGAGCAGCAAGACGTGGTTGTCCCCATGCACAATGAAACCTCGAATGCGTTTTGGGACCAGCTGATTTTCTCCAATCTCGCGACTTTGGGCAGCGACGATGGGTATTTGATTGTCGAGTACAACTCCCCCGCCTTCAATCAAACAATGCAGAAAATCTTTCAGCTGGCAGATTCGTTCCTGGTGAAACTGAAAACACATGTGGGTGCAGACGGCGAGCTGAGTGAACAGTTCAACAAGCACACGGGCTTCATGCAGGGCGCTCGGCACCTCACTTGGTCCTACACCTCATTTTGGGACGCCCATCAAATAAGACAAGAAATTCTAAACACCTTTtaacaccaacaacaaattaGCTTAAACTATTTCGCACTATTTAATATTTACAATACATATTTACAAAAGCTTTGTCTAACCAACCACGCATGCGCGCTATGCCGGAACGTCCAACCCGACGATGTTTGCGGTTCTTTTGACCTTCTCGTCCTGCGTCAACTTGTTGCCGGGGTTGTACCTATCCACCAGTTCTTGGTACTCTCTTTGGTTGTCCAAGAATCTGATAATGTCGAAAGTGTGCTCGAACATCTCGTCAACATTCTGGCCCTGGGCGATTTTCTCATCCCACTTTATATCGTTTTGTAGTATAGAACGCAGCTGTTTAGAGTCGGATACATACAAGTTCAAAGATCTGTCATTCACAGGGTCTAGTTTCTTCCAGCTTGCCAGTTGCTTGTCGGTATCCTCGTGTGAGATTTTCGGATTTTGCTTCTTGAAATACTCCAATTTCGTAATCATTGTCTTTCGCAAAGTCTCCCAATTGGCCACCTTGCTCGGCCTTTCGTATTTGAGGATCGCTCTTATGAGTCCCCTGTAACCGTGCAGTGCTCTTGCTCTATCCATTTTCCCCTGGAGGTTTCTCTTTACCCTTTGCTATTCGAACATCGCTGTAAATAACAGTTTTGTCGTTTTAAGATATTAATTTTCTATAAAAGCGAAGACAGAAGGGGGCAGTAGGTGAAACTCCAACATGCACCTACAGGAGGGAAAGGACAGAAGCCGCAagatataaaaaattactATGGCTGAGAAGTCGATATTCAACGAGCCTGATGTGGATTTCCATCTCAAGTTGAATCAGCAACTATTTCATATTCCTTACGAACTACTATCCAAATGCGTTAAACATACTCAAGCAActatatataaagaaaccaaatttTTACACGAACATATCAGTACGCTGAACGAAATCTTTGAGCACAATGATGTCGAGCATGATAGATTAGCACTCGCAAAAATAAACGAACTGATCAGAAAAATTGACCATATGGAAAAGTTCTTGAATATTCAAGCTAAATCATATTGCGAAATTTTAAATagaatcaagaaaagattggAGTTTTTCCATGAACTGAAAGATATCAAATCCCGAAACAATGAGATTCCacttaatgaaaataacCCAGATACGAGAAATAAACTGATTCAGTGGTATCAAAGTTACACAAACATTTTGATTGGCGACTACTTAACTAGGAATAACCCGATCAAATATAATTCAGAGACAAATGAACACTGGAATTCAGGGGTAGTGTTCTTGAAACAAACCCAATTGGAGGATCTCATCGATTATGATGTTCTCTTGGAGGCCAATAAGATTTCCACATCATTATTAAACGACCACGATCTCTTACCCCTAATTTCATGGgtaaatgaaaataaaaagactTTGACCAAAACATCTTCTATGCTAGAATTCCAAGCAAGACTACAAGAATACATTGAACTATTGAAAGCTGGCAACTATATCGATGCTATCATTTGTTTCCAGAAATACCTTTTACCTTTTATAGAGAGTAATTTCACGGATTTAAAATTAGCATCTGGACTTCTGATATTTATCAAGTATTGCAACAAGCAAAAACCAAATTCATCTTCTGGGTCTAGACTTGATACTGAAGatatcaaatcaaaaaaccTACCAATGAATAAAGaccaaatatttcaacATTTCTTCCATAAATGTCTACCGAGGGATACTTCTGACCCAGAGACGAATACAACTGATTACGATAAGAGCTCGTTGATAAGTTCACATAATGGTGACTTTGAAAGGTACCTGAATTTATTAGACGATGAACGATGGTCAGTATTGAACAATTTATTCTTGAAAGATTTCTATTCAATGTATGGAATATCACAAAATGACCCATTGTTGATATATT
This window harbors:
- the SGA1 gene encoding glucan 1,4-alpha-glucosidase, with amino-acid sequence MVKLYNKLLGTLAVGVGSVWALENTTVYEFESVKGLFEQEYRSVFSDNVSQVQLRDAVVINGTVVYEAGAGGDGGSLDEWLQEQRNVSVQRVLENIGPSGLYPSVLPGVVIASPSQAHPDYFYQWIRDSALTINSLVSHTHTHTHTLLQYLNVTFHLQRTNNTLGAGVQYTNDTASLGDPKWNVDNTAFTQDWGRPQNDGPALRTIAVLKIIDYLSEAGADLGSEYPFRSTKEVFDDIVRWDLRFVMDHWNSPGFDLWEEVSGLHFFTLLAQLSAVDKSLGYLNXAEQSSSEFVDELRQTRQAISEFLLDPANGFIHPEYNYVVETPAIAKTLRSGLDISTLLAANIAHDTPKASRLPFNVDDRAVLNTLHNLMFRMRSLYPINSNATGIALGRYPEDEYDGYGLGEGNPWVLATCAASTTLYKLIHWHISEQQDVVVPMHNETSNAFWDQLIFSNLATLGSDDGYLIVEYNSPAFNQTMQKIFQLADSFLVKLKTHVGADGELSEQFNKHTGFMQGARHLTWSYTSFWDAHQIRQEILNTF
- the FMC1 gene encoding Fmc1p codes for the protein MDRARALHGYRGLIRAILKYERPSKVANWETLRKTMITKLEYFKKQNPKISHEDTDKQLASWKKLDPVNDRSLNLYVSDSKQLRSILQNDIKWDEKIAQGQNVDEMFEHTFDIIRFLDNQREYQELVDRYNPGNKLTQDEKVKRTANIVGLDVPA
- the FYV10 gene encoding glucose-induced degradation complex subunit FYV10, which gives rise to MAEKSIFNEPDVDFHLKLNQQLFHIPYELLSKCVKHTQATIYKETKFLHEHISTLNEIFEHNDVEHDRLALAKINELIRKIDHMEKFLNIQAKSYCEILNRIKKRLEFFHELKDIKSRNNEIPLNENNPDTRNKLIQWYQSYTNILIGDYLTRNNPIKYNSETNEHWNSGVVFLKQTQLEDLIDYDVLLEANKISTSLLNDHDLLPLISWVNENKKTLTKTSSMLEFQARLQEYIELLKAGNYIDAIICFQKYLLPFIESNFTDLKLASGLLIFIKYCNKQKPNSSSGSRLDTEDIKSKNLPMNKDQIFQHFFHKCLPRDTSDPETNTTDYDKSSLISSHNGDFERYLNLLDDERWSVLNNLFLKDFYSMYGISQNDPLLIYLSLGISSLKTRDCLNPSDDEERNEGTEITATPENDVGHLQIFTLHSLKRKNCPVCSETFKPVTKSLPFAHHIQSQLFENPILLPNGNVYDSKKLTKLAKTLKKQNLISLSPGQIMDPVDMKVFCESDSIKMYPT